In Roseibium salinum, a single genomic region encodes these proteins:
- a CDS encoding M20 aminoacylase family protein, whose product MTIAEDIKALEPRLIEWRHDLHIHPETAFEEHRTAAFVARELRAAGLEVHEGIGRTGVVGILRNGDGPSVGLRADMDALDIEETTGLAYASKIPGKMHACGHDGHTTMLLGAALQMASDPPRGTVVFIFQPAEENEGGARVMVEDGLFERFPVDSVFGMHNWPGLPVGRFAVHTGPMMAALDTFELRITGKGSHAGMPHQGIDPILVAGQIQTAWQAIISRTLNPADAAVISITQIRAGDTWNIIPETVLIRGTVRSLAPEVRDRLEAEMQHRARLVAETFGASAELDYQRRYPATINAPLETDMARAAAETVAGPQTVVQDMPASMGAEDFSFMLQEKPGAYIWIGNGTMEGGRNLHNPNYDFNDEALTTGVQFWVEIARRALARNSPAERLS is encoded by the coding sequence ATGACCATCGCCGAAGACATCAAGGCCCTGGAGCCGCGCCTCATCGAATGGCGACACGATCTTCACATCCATCCCGAGACGGCATTCGAGGAACATCGAACGGCTGCGTTCGTGGCGCGCGAATTGCGTGCGGCCGGCCTGGAAGTGCATGAGGGCATCGGCCGGACCGGCGTCGTCGGTATCCTGCGCAACGGCGACGGGCCGTCCGTGGGGCTGCGGGCCGACATGGACGCACTGGACATCGAGGAGACGACCGGTCTTGCCTATGCATCGAAGATACCGGGAAAAATGCACGCCTGCGGCCATGACGGGCATACCACCATGCTCCTGGGAGCAGCGCTGCAGATGGCGTCCGATCCGCCGCGCGGCACCGTGGTCTTCATCTTCCAGCCTGCGGAGGAGAACGAGGGCGGTGCGCGCGTGATGGTGGAAGACGGGCTGTTCGAACGGTTTCCCGTCGATTCCGTCTTCGGGATGCACAACTGGCCCGGACTGCCAGTCGGTCGCTTTGCGGTCCATACCGGCCCGATGATGGCGGCCCTGGACACTTTCGAACTCAGGATCACAGGCAAGGGATCCCATGCGGGCATGCCGCACCAGGGGATCGACCCGATCCTCGTCGCCGGCCAGATTCAGACCGCATGGCAGGCGATCATCAGCCGGACTCTCAACCCGGCCGACGCGGCGGTGATCAGCATCACCCAGATCCGCGCCGGAGATACCTGGAACATCATACCCGAGACGGTCCTGATCCGGGGAACGGTGCGCTCGCTCGCGCCCGAGGTGCGCGACCGGCTGGAAGCGGAGATGCAGCACCGGGCGAGGCTCGTCGCGGAGACCTTCGGCGCAAGCGCCGAACTCGATTATCAGCGCCGTTACCCGGCCACCATCAACGCGCCGCTGGAAACCGACATGGCCCGCGCCGCGGCGGAAACCGTCGCCGGTCCGCAAACTGTTGTCCAGGACATGCCGGCAAGCATGGGCGCGGAGGATTTCTCCTTCATGCTCCAGGAAAAGCCGGGCGCCTATATCTGGATCGGCAACGGCACCATGGAAGGCGGCCGCAACCTGCACAATCCCAACTACGACTTCAACGACGAGGCGCTCACAACGGGCGTGCAGTTCTGGGTCGAAATTGCGCGGCGTGCCCTGGCGAGAAACAGTCCCGCCGAACGCCTGTCATAG
- a CDS encoding CoxG family protein: MEFTGEHVIPAPVDKVWAGLNDPEVLRRSIPGCTEMLRTGENEFTASVAARVGPVTATFKGKVELTDIDPPRGYTLSGRGQGGPAGFAKGSARILLADEGDGTRLSYTADVDIGGKLASVGGRLIQGVARKNADDFFSAFSDVVTGKAPRPEAQAAGVAAPAGALAGAGTVAGGHIPLIDRVAWLIVGIALGIAGSILLGGIR; this comes from the coding sequence ATGGAGTTCACTGGCGAACACGTCATTCCCGCACCCGTCGACAAGGTGTGGGCCGGGCTGAACGATCCCGAAGTGCTGCGTCGGAGCATCCCCGGGTGCACGGAGATGCTGCGGACCGGCGAAAACGAATTCACGGCCTCCGTGGCCGCGCGGGTGGGGCCGGTTACCGCGACCTTCAAGGGCAAGGTGGAATTGACCGACATCGACCCGCCCCGCGGCTACACGCTGTCCGGCCGTGGCCAGGGGGGACCGGCGGGATTTGCCAAGGGATCGGCGAGGATCCTCCTGGCGGACGAGGGAGACGGTACGCGGCTCAGCTACACCGCCGATGTCGATATCGGCGGCAAGTTGGCCAGTGTCGGCGGCCGCCTGATCCAGGGCGTCGCCAGAAAGAATGCCGACGACTTCTTTTCCGCCTTTTCCGATGTCGTCACCGGCAAGGCTCCGAGGCCGGAAGCCCAGGCCGCAGGCGTGGCGGCACCGGCCGGAGCGCTTGCCGGAGCGGGCACGGTTGCGGGTGGGCATATCCCGCTGATCGACCGGGTGGCGTGGCTGATCGTCGGCATCGCGCTCGGCATTGCCGGTTCCATTCTGCTGGGAGGTATCCGATGA